From a single Streptomyces rubradiris genomic region:
- a CDS encoding type II secretion system F family protein produces MSPSTLAQLATGATLLACVLAVAGVHAYASGRARRAALVDRLAHTGAPAATGRVRRFAALDRRLRRTRFGRWLERRLAATGLSVTPGEFFAAMLAAVAALWLIGQATLAPFFGPLAGLLGVGAALQFLNWQRQKRIERFIGQLPELARILANATHAGLALRTAIGMAAEELEAPAGEELAKVADQLAIGHSMEDALGELADRLPSRELVVLVTTLVLSNRAGGQVVSALRNLTETLEERKETRREIRTQLSQVTMTSYAVPVLGVGALFLMNGVKDGALDRMTGSPVGQACVLVAFVMYAVGFVLIRRLSRIDV; encoded by the coding sequence ATGTCACCGAGCACCCTCGCCCAGCTCGCCACCGGCGCGACCCTGCTGGCCTGCGTCCTGGCCGTGGCCGGCGTGCACGCCTACGCCTCCGGCCGGGCCCGGCGCGCCGCCCTCGTCGACCGCCTCGCGCACACCGGAGCGCCCGCCGCGACCGGCCGCGTACGCCGCTTCGCCGCCCTGGACCGGCGGCTGCGCCGCACCCGCTTCGGCCGCTGGCTGGAGCGGCGCCTGGCGGCCACCGGCCTGAGCGTCACCCCCGGCGAGTTCTTCGCCGCCATGCTCGCCGCCGTCGCCGCGCTGTGGCTGATCGGCCAGGCCACCCTGGCGCCGTTCTTCGGCCCGCTCGCCGGACTCCTCGGCGTCGGCGCGGCCCTGCAGTTCCTCAACTGGCAGCGGCAGAAGCGGATCGAACGCTTTATCGGCCAACTCCCCGAGCTGGCCCGCATCCTGGCCAACGCCACCCATGCCGGCCTCGCCCTGCGCACCGCGATCGGCATGGCCGCGGAGGAGCTGGAGGCCCCGGCCGGCGAGGAACTGGCCAAGGTCGCCGACCAGTTGGCCATCGGCCACTCCATGGAGGACGCCCTCGGCGAGCTGGCCGACCGGCTGCCCTCCCGGGAACTGGTCGTCCTGGTCACCACGCTGGTGCTGTCCAACCGGGCGGGCGGACAGGTGGTCTCGGCGCTGCGCAACCTGACCGAGACGCTGGAGGAGCGCAAGGAGACCCGGCGCGAGATCCGCACCCAGCTCTCCCAGGTGACCATGACCTCGTACGCCGTACCCGTTCTCGGGGTCGGCGCGTTGTTCCTGATGAACGGCGTCAAGGACGGCGCGCTCGACCGCATGACCGGCTCCCCCGTGGGCCAGGCGTGCGTGCTCGTCGCGTTCGTCATGTACGCCGTCGGCTTCGTCCTGATCCGCCGGCTCAGCCGGATCGACGTCTGA
- a CDS encoding CpaF family protein: MSLRARISAPEEHGSRGEDGRLVASYRAKLLEEIDLAEMSALAAAERRARLERVLGHIISREGPVLSTVERAQLIRRVVDEALGLGILEPLLEDASVTEIMVNGPDAIFVERGGRVEQLPLRFVSADQLMQTIERIVSTVNRRVDESNPMVDARLPSGERVNVIIPPLSLTGPVLTIRRFPRSFTLQELIGFGSLDEHMVYLLAGLVQAKFNIIVSGATGTGKTTLLNALSGLIPPHERIITIEDSAELQLQQSHVVRLESRPPNVEGKGQVTIRDLVRNSLRMRPDRIVVGEVRGGESLDMLQAMSTGHDGSLATVHANSAEDALTRLQTLASMSDVEVPFVALHDQINSAVDVLVQLTRFADGARRITEIALLDSHGGEPYRLATAARFEARPMTPDGRVHGAFRHFPLPRRTADRLYMASQPVPQAFGVARSADQLATREAR; the protein is encoded by the coding sequence ATGAGCCTGCGGGCACGCATCAGCGCTCCGGAGGAGCACGGCAGCCGGGGCGAGGACGGACGCCTGGTCGCCTCCTACCGGGCCAAGCTGCTGGAGGAGATCGACCTCGCGGAGATGAGCGCGCTGGCCGCCGCCGAACGCCGGGCGCGCCTGGAGCGGGTGCTCGGGCACATCATCAGCCGCGAGGGACCGGTCTTGTCCACGGTCGAACGGGCCCAGCTGATCCGCCGGGTGGTGGACGAGGCGCTGGGCCTCGGCATCCTGGAACCCCTCCTGGAGGACGCGTCCGTCACCGAGATCATGGTCAACGGCCCCGACGCGATCTTCGTGGAGCGCGGCGGCCGGGTCGAACAGCTGCCCCTGCGGTTCGTCTCCGCCGACCAGCTGATGCAGACCATCGAGCGGATCGTGTCCACGGTCAACCGCCGCGTGGACGAGTCCAACCCGATGGTGGACGCCCGGCTGCCCTCCGGCGAGCGGGTCAACGTCATCATCCCGCCGCTGTCCCTGACCGGCCCGGTGCTCACCATCCGCCGCTTCCCGCGCTCCTTCACCCTCCAGGAGCTGATCGGCTTCGGCTCGCTGGACGAGCACATGGTGTACCTGCTGGCCGGCCTGGTGCAGGCCAAGTTCAACATCATCGTCTCGGGCGCCACCGGCACCGGCAAGACCACCCTGCTGAACGCCCTGTCCGGGCTGATCCCGCCGCACGAACGCATCATCACCATCGAGGACTCCGCCGAACTCCAGCTCCAGCAGAGCCATGTGGTCCGCCTGGAGTCCCGCCCGCCGAACGTCGAGGGCAAGGGCCAGGTCACCATCCGCGACCTGGTCCGCAACTCGCTGCGCATGCGGCCCGACCGGATCGTGGTCGGCGAGGTCCGCGGCGGCGAGTCCCTGGACATGCTCCAGGCCATGTCCACCGGCCACGACGGCTCACTGGCCACCGTGCACGCCAACAGCGCCGAGGACGCCCTCACCCGGCTCCAGACCCTCGCCTCGATGTCCGACGTCGAGGTCCCCTTCGTCGCCCTGCACGACCAGATCAACAGCGCCGTCGACGTCCTCGTCCAGCTCACCCGGTTCGCCGACGGCGCCCGCCGCATCACCGAGATCGCGCTGCTCGACAGCCACGGCGGGGAGCCGTACCGGCTGGCCACCGCCGCCCGCTTCGAGGCCCGTCCGATGACCCCGGACGGCCGGGTGCACGGCGCCTTCCGGCACTTCCCGCTCCCGCGCCGCACCGCCGACCGCCTCTACATGGCGAGCCAGCCCGTCCCGCAGGCCTTCGGCGTGGCCCGCTCCGCCGACCAGCTCGCCACCCGAGAAGCCAGGTAG
- a CDS encoding TadE/TadG family type IV pilus assembly protein encodes MPYRRAPAGMPCRRSDTGRRPRDRGQVALEYLGFIPVLLIVALAGLQLGAVAYAAEQAGTAARAGARAAALDQSYARACADAVSGVLDVSCSAAEGDDTVTVTATVHIPALVWDLGDATKSATMPLDH; translated from the coding sequence ATGCCGTACCGCCGAGCGCCCGCCGGGATGCCGTGCCGTCGGTCAGACACCGGGAGACGGCCCCGTGACCGGGGCCAGGTCGCCCTCGAATACCTCGGTTTCATCCCCGTCCTGCTGATCGTCGCCTTGGCCGGTCTCCAGCTCGGTGCCGTCGCCTACGCCGCCGAACAGGCCGGCACGGCGGCCCGGGCCGGGGCCCGGGCCGCGGCCCTGGACCAGTCCTACGCCCGGGCCTGCGCCGACGCGGTGAGCGGCGTGCTGGACGTGTCCTGCTCGGCCGCCGAGGGCGACGACACGGTGACCGTCACCGCCACCGTCCACATCCCCGCCCTCGTGTGGGACCTGGGCGATGCCACCAAGTCCGCGACCATGCCGCTCGACCACTGA
- a CDS encoding TadE/TadG family type IV pilus assembly protein, which yields MRRPDGDRGQVSVELLGMTPLILLTLVLMWQAVLVGYTFTLAGNAADEAARAATAAPRGGARQAACAEAGLRHLSGAWRGDASVRCSTSGYVTADVSVEVPVLFPGVISFPATVHGHAGAVEEVTR from the coding sequence ATGAGAAGACCGGACGGGGACCGGGGACAGGTCAGCGTCGAGTTGCTCGGCATGACCCCGCTGATCCTGCTGACGCTGGTGCTGATGTGGCAGGCCGTGCTGGTGGGCTACACCTTCACGCTCGCCGGGAACGCCGCCGACGAGGCGGCGCGGGCCGCCACGGCGGCACCCCGGGGCGGCGCCCGGCAGGCCGCCTGCGCCGAGGCCGGGCTGAGGCACCTGTCGGGGGCGTGGCGCGGGGACGCGTCGGTGCGGTGCAGCACCTCCGGGTACGTCACCGCCGACGTCTCCGTCGAGGTCCCGGTCCTCTTCCCGGGCGTGATCTCCTTCCCCGCCACCGTGCACGGCCACGCCGGGGCCGTGGAGGAGGTGACACGCTGA
- a CDS encoding AAA family ATPase, with translation MPTRILPAGADPDAVRSLTTLLSQLPDAEPQPPVTDSTQLVDTLARLAAESVEELPEVVVVHERIGPVPALELIREVALRFPAAGVVLVTSDASPGLFAAAMDSGARGLVGLPLSYEELAGRVQAVAQWSAGVRRHLGHGAETPAGPGGTVVTVSGAKGGTGATLTAVQLALAAQAAGRATALVDLDLQSGDIASYLDVQFRRSVADLAAITDISPRVLADAVFRHDTGLALLLAPAEGERGEEVTERAARQLVGALRSRYEAVVVDCGAQLSGAGAAAVETADTALLVTTPDVIAVRAAKRTVRMWDRLQIRKAEETTVVVNRHTRGAEIQPALVRRITGTALARTAVPAAYKELQGVVDAGRLHDLDGRSTVKQALWALAAELGLAEAGQQPSHRGTGRAAVTFRRRKE, from the coding sequence ATGCCCACCAGGATCCTCCCGGCCGGCGCGGACCCGGACGCCGTCCGCTCCCTCACCACCCTGCTCAGCCAGCTTCCCGACGCCGAACCGCAGCCCCCGGTCACCGACTCCACCCAGCTGGTGGACACCCTCGCCCGGCTGGCCGCCGAGTCGGTCGAGGAACTGCCCGAGGTCGTCGTCGTCCACGAACGCATCGGCCCCGTACCGGCCCTGGAGCTGATCCGCGAGGTCGCCCTGCGGTTCCCGGCCGCCGGCGTCGTCCTCGTCACCAGCGACGCGAGCCCCGGCCTGTTCGCCGCCGCCATGGACTCCGGCGCCCGCGGCCTGGTCGGGCTCCCGCTGTCGTACGAGGAACTGGCCGGCCGGGTGCAGGCCGTCGCCCAGTGGTCGGCGGGGGTACGACGCCACCTCGGGCACGGCGCCGAGACGCCCGCCGGGCCCGGGGGCACCGTCGTCACGGTCAGCGGCGCCAAGGGCGGCACCGGCGCCACCCTGACCGCCGTCCAGCTGGCCCTCGCCGCCCAGGCCGCCGGCCGCGCCACCGCGCTGGTCGACCTGGACCTGCAGAGCGGCGACATCGCCTCCTACCTGGACGTCCAGTTCCGCCGGTCGGTGGCCGACCTCGCCGCCATCACCGACATCTCGCCGCGCGTCCTGGCCGACGCCGTCTTCCGCCACGACACCGGGCTCGCCCTGCTCCTCGCGCCCGCCGAGGGCGAACGCGGCGAGGAGGTCACCGAGCGGGCCGCCCGGCAACTGGTCGGCGCCCTGCGCTCGCGCTACGAGGCCGTCGTCGTGGACTGCGGCGCCCAGCTGAGCGGCGCCGGCGCGGCGGCCGTCGAGACGGCCGACACCGCGCTGCTGGTCACCACCCCCGACGTGATCGCCGTACGCGCCGCCAAACGCACCGTACGGATGTGGGACCGGCTCCAGATCCGCAAGGCCGAGGAGACCACGGTCGTCGTCAACCGGCACACGCGCGGCGCGGAGATCCAGCCCGCGCTGGTGCGGCGCATCACCGGCACCGCGCTCGCCCGGACCGCCGTACCCGCCGCCTACAAGGAGCTGCAAGGGGTCGTGGACGCCGGACGGCTGCACGATCTCGACGGCAGGAGCACGGTGAAGCAGGCGCTGTGGGCGCTCGCGGCGGAGCTGGGGCTGGCCGAGGCGGGACAGCAGCCCTCCCACCGGGGCACCGGCCGGGCAGCGGTGACCTTCCGGCGGCGGAAGGAATGA
- the cpaB gene encoding Flp pilus assembly protein CpaB — MNSRQRRGVLLLILSALCALGAFAGVLSFVHDVNTKVGPETTAYRVRSEVKPYTTLDADQFEKVEMPRRWLSGNAVTDLAQIRGKIAVTTLRAGSLLQTDMIVDRPALQPGQQEVAIMVDAATGVAGKITPGSRVNVYATFEGRKEGDPDQSKVIVTNARVLDVGRITALDPDDDSRRRPTDAVPITFALSTLDAQRITYAESFAQRVRLALVAPGSETSVPDQDRTYELATDK, encoded by the coding sequence ATGAACTCCCGTCAGCGCCGCGGCGTGTTACTGCTGATCCTGTCGGCCCTGTGCGCGCTGGGCGCGTTCGCCGGCGTGCTCTCCTTCGTCCACGACGTGAACACCAAGGTCGGCCCCGAGACCACCGCCTACCGGGTCAGGTCCGAGGTGAAGCCGTACACCACCCTGGACGCGGACCAGTTCGAGAAGGTCGAGATGCCCAGGCGGTGGCTGTCCGGCAACGCCGTCACCGACCTGGCGCAGATCCGCGGCAAGATCGCCGTGACCACCCTGCGCGCGGGCTCCCTGCTCCAGACCGACATGATCGTGGACCGGCCCGCCCTCCAGCCCGGCCAGCAGGAGGTCGCCATCATGGTCGACGCGGCGACCGGCGTGGCCGGGAAGATCACCCCCGGCTCGCGCGTCAACGTCTACGCCACTTTCGAGGGACGCAAGGAGGGCGACCCCGACCAGTCGAAGGTCATCGTCACCAACGCCCGGGTCCTCGACGTCGGCCGGATCACCGCCCTCGACCCCGACGACGACAGCCGCCGCCGGCCCACCGACGCCGTCCCCATCACCTTCGCGCTGTCCACCCTCGACGCCCAGCGCATCACCTACGCGGAGTCCTTCGCCCAGCGCGTCCGGCTCGCGCTCGTCGCCCCCGGCAGCGAGACCAGCGTCCCCGACCAGGACCGCACCTACGAACTCGCGACGGACAAGTGA
- a CDS encoding chitinase translates to MDRAPGIPRPTGRRLAAWSAATALALSVAGLAAASPASAADVNNVRNAGFESGLADWTCTAGSGATVTSPVHGGTSALKATPAGQDTAKCSQTVAVKPNSTYTLSAWVQGGYTYLGVTGTGTTDVSTWTPDTPSWKQLQTSFTTGSSTTSVTVYTHGWYGQAAYYADDLSVYGPDGGGSGNPNPTIPAAPSGLAVSSATSSSVSLSWSAVSGATGYNVYRDGTKVTAVSGTSATVTGLAASTSYSFQVTATNAAGESAKSAAVKGTTTAGSGGGGGGSLPKHAVTGYWQNFNNGATVQKLSDVPAAYDIIAVSFADATSTPGAVTFNLDSAGLGGYTVDQFKADLKAKQAAGKKVIISVGGEKGSVSVNDAASATNFANSVYGLMQTYGFDGVDIDLENGLNATYMTQALRSLSAKAGPSLIITMAPQTIDMQSTANSYFQTALNVKDILTVVNMQYYNSGSMLGCDGKVYSQGTVDFLSALACIQLEGGLSPSQVGLGLPASTRAAGGGYVSPTVVNNALDCLTKAVNCGTFKPSKTYPDLRGAMTWSTNWDAASGNAWSNSVGAHVHALP, encoded by the coding sequence GTGGACCGCGCACCAGGCATACCCAGACCCACCGGACGACGCCTCGCGGCATGGTCCGCCGCCACCGCCCTGGCCCTCTCGGTCGCGGGCCTCGCCGCGGCCTCCCCCGCCTCGGCGGCGGACGTGAACAACGTGCGGAACGCGGGCTTCGAGTCGGGCCTCGCCGACTGGACGTGCACGGCCGGCAGCGGCGCGACGGTCACGTCCCCCGTGCACGGCGGCACCAGCGCCCTGAAGGCGACCCCGGCGGGCCAGGACACCGCGAAGTGCTCGCAGACGGTCGCCGTCAAGCCCAACTCGACGTACACGCTGAGCGCGTGGGTCCAGGGCGGCTACACCTACCTGGGCGTGACGGGCACGGGCACCACGGACGTCTCCACCTGGACCCCGGACACGCCGTCCTGGAAGCAGCTCCAGACGTCGTTCACCACCGGCTCCTCCACCACCTCGGTCACGGTCTACACCCACGGCTGGTACGGGCAGGCGGCCTACTACGCCGACGACCTCTCCGTCTACGGCCCCGACGGCGGCGGGAGCGGCAACCCGAACCCGACGATCCCGGCGGCCCCGTCCGGCCTCGCCGTGTCCTCCGCGACATCCTCCTCGGTCTCCCTGTCCTGGTCGGCGGTGTCCGGTGCGACGGGCTACAACGTCTACCGCGACGGCACGAAGGTGACGGCGGTGTCGGGCACGTCGGCGACGGTGACCGGCCTCGCGGCCTCGACGTCGTACTCCTTCCAGGTGACGGCGACCAACGCGGCGGGCGAGTCGGCGAAGTCGGCGGCGGTCAAGGGCACGACGACCGCCGGCTCGGGCGGCGGGGGCGGCGGCTCCCTGCCCAAGCACGCGGTGACCGGCTACTGGCAGAACTTCAACAACGGGGCCACGGTCCAGAAGCTGTCGGACGTCCCGGCGGCCTACGACATCATCGCGGTGTCCTTCGCGGACGCCACGTCCACGCCGGGAGCGGTGACCTTCAACCTGGACTCGGCCGGCCTCGGCGGCTACACGGTCGACCAGTTCAAGGCGGACCTCAAGGCCAAGCAGGCGGCCGGCAAGAAGGTCATCATCTCGGTCGGCGGCGAGAAGGGCTCGGTGTCGGTCAACGACGCCGCCTCGGCCACGAACTTCGCGAACTCCGTGTACGGCCTGATGCAGACGTACGGCTTCGACGGCGTCGACATCGACCTGGAGAACGGCCTGAACGCGACGTACATGACGCAGGCCCTGCGGTCGCTGTCGGCGAAGGCGGGCCCGTCCCTGATCATCACGATGGCCCCGCAGACGATCGACATGCAGTCGACGGCGAACTCCTACTTCCAGACGGCCCTGAATGTCAAGGACATCCTGACGGTCGTCAACATGCAGTACTACAACAGCGGTTCGATGCTGGGCTGTGACGGCAAGGTCTACAGCCAGGGCACGGTCGACTTCCTCAGCGCGCTGGCCTGCATCCAGCTGGAGGGCGGCCTGTCCCCGTCCCAGGTCGGCCTCGGCCTCCCCGCCTCCACCCGCGCGGCCGGCGGCGGCTACGTCTCCCCGACGGTCGTCAACAACGCTCTGGACTGCCTGACGAAGGCCGTCAACTGCGGCACCTTCAAGCCGTCCAAGACCTACCCCGACCTGCGCGGCGCGATGACCTGGTCCACCAACTGGGACGCGGCCTCGGGCAACGCCTGGTCCAACAGCGTGGGAGCCCACGTCCACGCCCTGCCGTAA